The Pseudarthrobacter sulfonivorans genome includes a window with the following:
- a CDS encoding GntR family transcriptional regulator — MTETATPRIDGESIFQTLRSEILSGVHQPGTAIRETSLATRFGVSRTPVREALSRLQQEGLLERVARGLQVPQVDPQQVIQIYDMRILLEEEAARQAARARQFPDLMRLEALLQRDRELQDPDDHTRITTNLEFHAAVWNCAHNPVLRDLLDRLSTHLIHAPRSTLSTGNRWSESLDEHEALLHAIEQQDSDAAGKIARSHMETARTLRLQLLRETALQQPLSNSGSRR; from the coding sequence GTGACGGAAACAGCAACCCCACGCATTGACGGAGAGAGCATCTTCCAGACCCTGCGCAGCGAAATCCTGTCCGGAGTGCACCAGCCTGGCACCGCTATTCGAGAGACGTCACTTGCTACGCGTTTCGGCGTCTCCCGGACACCCGTCCGGGAGGCGCTGTCCCGCCTGCAGCAGGAAGGGCTCCTTGAGCGCGTCGCCCGGGGCCTGCAGGTTCCTCAGGTTGACCCACAACAGGTCATCCAGATCTATGACATGCGCATCCTCCTTGAGGAAGAGGCAGCGCGTCAGGCGGCCCGGGCCAGGCAGTTTCCGGACCTGATGCGGCTTGAGGCTTTGCTCCAGCGGGACCGTGAACTCCAGGACCCGGATGACCACACCCGAATCACCACCAACCTTGAGTTCCACGCCGCCGTCTGGAACTGCGCCCACAACCCTGTCCTGAGGGACCTGCTGGACCGGCTGTCAACTCACCTCATCCACGCGCCCCGGTCCACCCTCTCTACGGGGAACCGCTGGTCGGAATCGCTGGATGAGCATGAAGCTTTGCTCCATGCCATCGAGCAGCAGGACAGCGATGCCGCCGGAAAAATAGCCCGGAGCCACATGGAAACGGCGCGGACTCTTCGTCTTCAGCTGCTCCGGGAGACGGCGCTGCAGCAACCGCTGAGCAACAGCGGGAGCCGCCGCTAA
- a CDS encoding metallophosphoesterase family protein produces MTTGIHQPTLSRRAALAAAGTLGALGLTVAAAAGSYAAPGAKAPKPALAFRPDGGFKVIQFNDTQDDEQTDRRTIELMDKTLDAEKPDFVVINGDVINGGCDSELEVKQALNHVVQPMERRQIPWAVTFGNHDEDSVARTGMTEAKMLQFLQTYEFNMNGDSTPGLTGTSNSMLLVQSAKSREPAFGLWLIDTGRYAPDAINGQDFEGYPDWDWVRMDQVTWYRNLSMATEQKYGKKVPSLMWGHIALHEHRNMWFASLDSRTDADHTRALTKHNIVGERNEDECPGPINSGLFNAFLERGDVLGYFVGHDHVNTYVGNYYGVQLGYAPGTGFGAYGLPGAERNRLRGARVFELDENHPGIYKDTRLVFAKDMGIDLTANDQPIVPQPLDPAQAQGR; encoded by the coding sequence ATGACCACCGGAATCCACCAGCCCACCCTCAGCCGGCGGGCCGCGCTGGCCGCCGCCGGAACCCTTGGCGCGCTGGGACTGACAGTGGCTGCGGCAGCCGGAAGCTACGCGGCACCGGGGGCGAAGGCACCCAAGCCCGCACTTGCCTTCCGCCCAGACGGCGGCTTCAAAGTGATCCAGTTCAACGACACCCAGGACGACGAGCAAACGGACCGCCGCACGATCGAGCTCATGGACAAGACCCTGGACGCGGAGAAGCCGGACTTCGTGGTGATCAACGGCGATGTGATCAATGGCGGCTGCGACTCTGAGCTGGAGGTCAAGCAGGCACTCAACCACGTGGTCCAGCCCATGGAGCGCCGGCAGATCCCGTGGGCCGTCACGTTCGGCAACCACGACGAGGATTCCGTGGCACGGACGGGCATGACCGAGGCCAAAATGCTGCAGTTCCTGCAGACCTACGAATTCAACATGAACGGCGACTCCACGCCGGGGCTCACCGGGACGTCGAACTCAATGCTGCTCGTGCAGTCGGCCAAGTCCAGGGAGCCGGCCTTCGGCCTGTGGCTCATCGACACCGGCCGATATGCACCGGACGCCATCAATGGACAGGACTTCGAAGGCTACCCCGACTGGGACTGGGTACGCATGGACCAGGTCACCTGGTACCGCAACCTGTCCATGGCCACCGAGCAGAAGTACGGCAAGAAGGTCCCCTCCCTCATGTGGGGCCACATCGCGCTCCACGAGCACCGCAACATGTGGTTCGCCAGCCTAGACTCGCGGACGGACGCCGATCACACCCGGGCCCTCACGAAGCACAACATCGTCGGCGAACGGAACGAGGACGAGTGCCCCGGTCCCATCAACTCCGGCCTATTCAACGCCTTCCTGGAGCGCGGGGATGTGCTCGGCTACTTTGTGGGCCACGACCACGTGAACACCTACGTGGGCAACTACTACGGGGTGCAGCTCGGCTACGCCCCCGGAACCGGATTCGGCGCCTATGGGCTCCCCGGCGCTGAACGGAACCGCCTGCGCGGCGCCCGGGTCTTTGAGCTGGATGAGAACCACCCCGGAATCTACAAGGACACCCGGCTGGTCTTCGCCAAGGACATGGGCATCGACCTGACGGCCAACGACCAGCCGATCGTTCCCCAGCCACTGGACCCGGCCCAGGCCCAGGGACGTTAG
- a CDS encoding Bug family tripartite tricarboxylate transporter substrate binding protein, with protein MKNPLRNAVFGLVVAVIAALAFVNAGTAGGTSTARNKLTLIAPAAPGGGWDGFAREGQQALKSGGVVNNAQVVNVPGAGGTIGLSQFVQTPGREDALLATGGVMVGAIELGDNPESMADVVPIARLADDYAALVVPADSEFKTLGDFLAAWTKDPGGTSIGGGSLGSIDHLLSAMVAKTVGVDPKDVNYIAYSGGGEALTSLLSHTTSAGMSGYNEVSDQIEAGTLRALAISSEERLDGVDVPTFKEQGVDASMSNWRGFVAAPGTTDEVKAEFIAIVTEMRSSAHWQEALKRNNWTDTFSTGEEFEQFINNEVATAQEIVKDLGL; from the coding sequence ATGAAAAATCCCCTACGCAATGCTGTGTTCGGCCTGGTTGTGGCCGTCATCGCCGCGCTTGCGTTCGTGAATGCCGGCACCGCCGGTGGAACGAGCACGGCCAGGAACAAACTCACTCTGATCGCTCCCGCGGCCCCGGGCGGCGGTTGGGACGGATTTGCCCGCGAAGGACAGCAGGCGCTCAAGAGCGGCGGCGTCGTCAATAACGCCCAGGTAGTCAACGTACCCGGGGCCGGCGGGACAATCGGCCTGAGCCAGTTCGTTCAGACTCCGGGGCGCGAAGACGCCCTTCTGGCGACCGGTGGAGTGATGGTGGGGGCCATCGAACTCGGCGACAATCCGGAGTCAATGGCTGACGTTGTTCCCATCGCCCGGCTGGCCGATGACTATGCGGCACTGGTGGTCCCGGCCGATTCCGAGTTCAAAACCCTCGGTGATTTCCTGGCCGCTTGGACGAAGGATCCTGGTGGAACCTCGATCGGTGGCGGCTCCCTCGGCTCCATTGACCACCTGCTTAGCGCGATGGTAGCCAAAACCGTAGGCGTGGATCCCAAAGATGTGAACTACATTGCGTACTCCGGAGGCGGGGAGGCCCTGACCTCCCTCCTGTCCCACACCACGTCCGCCGGCATGTCCGGCTACAACGAGGTCAGCGACCAAATCGAAGCGGGAACCCTGCGGGCGCTGGCCATCTCTTCCGAGGAGCGGCTCGACGGCGTTGACGTTCCCACCTTCAAGGAACAGGGCGTGGACGCATCCATGTCCAACTGGCGTGGGTTTGTGGCCGCGCCCGGCACAACGGACGAAGTGAAAGCGGAATTTATCGCGATCGTCACCGAGATGCGCAGCAGCGCCCACTGGCAGGAAGCCCTGAAGCGCAACAACTGGACGGACACCTTCTCAACCGGCGAAGAATTCGAACAGTTCATCAACAACGAAGTTGCAACGGCCCAAGAAATCGTAAAGGACCTCGGCCTATGA
- a CDS encoding IS630 family transposase produces the protein MTNPAPALVVSDGQRAALEVLSKSQTASHREVQRAQVLLMAAEGLANESIAKVAGTSPGTVRSWRARFAEDGLSHLGEVRAGRGRKPVIPQSKIDEIVDLTRNSRPEGQTHWSVRTMAAKVGVSPAQVQRIWAARGLKPHLVDTFKLSNDPRFEEKLIDVVGLYLNPPEKAIVLCMDEKSSIQALDRTQPSLPMKKGRAETMTHDYKRNGTTTLFAALDVATGKVIGSCLPKHRHEEFLVFLKTINKEVPQGLDVHLILDNYATHKHPDVKAWLANNPRFQLHFTPTSSSWLNLVERWFRELTDKALRRGAFHSVPDLIHKIEEYLAAHNTEPKPLVWTATADSILKKVARGRVALETIKQN, from the coding sequence ATGACGAATCCGGCTCCTGCATTGGTGGTTTCTGATGGACAACGTGCAGCATTGGAGGTCCTTTCGAAATCGCAGACGGCGTCCCATCGCGAGGTTCAGCGGGCGCAGGTTTTGTTGATGGCCGCGGAGGGGTTGGCCAATGAATCGATCGCGAAGGTCGCCGGGACGAGCCCGGGGACGGTGAGGTCCTGGCGGGCCCGGTTCGCCGAGGACGGCCTGTCCCACCTGGGAGAGGTGCGTGCCGGGCGGGGCCGCAAGCCGGTCATTCCGCAGTCAAAGATTGACGAGATCGTTGATCTGACGCGCAATTCCAGGCCCGAAGGGCAGACGCACTGGTCGGTGCGGACGATGGCGGCGAAGGTGGGGGTGTCTCCGGCGCAGGTGCAGCGGATCTGGGCGGCCAGGGGCTTGAAGCCGCACCTGGTGGATACGTTCAAGCTCTCCAACGATCCGCGGTTTGAAGAAAAACTCATTGATGTCGTCGGCCTGTACCTGAACCCGCCGGAGAAAGCGATCGTGCTGTGCATGGACGAGAAATCGTCCATCCAGGCCCTGGACCGCACCCAGCCGTCCCTGCCGATGAAGAAAGGCCGGGCGGAAACGATGACCCATGACTACAAACGCAACGGCACCACCACCTTGTTCGCTGCCCTGGACGTGGCCACCGGAAAAGTCATCGGCTCATGCCTGCCCAAACACCGGCACGAAGAATTCCTGGTGTTCCTCAAGACCATCAACAAAGAAGTCCCGCAGGGCCTGGATGTCCACCTGATCCTGGACAACTACGCCACCCACAAGCACCCCGACGTGAAAGCCTGGCTGGCGAATAATCCCCGCTTCCAGCTGCATTTCACCCCCACCTCGTCCTCGTGGCTCAACCTCGTCGAGCGCTGGTTCCGGGAACTCACAGACAAGGCCCTGCGCCGCGGAGCGTTCCATTCCGTACCGGACCTGATCCACAAGATCGAAGAGTATCTCGCCGCCCACAACACCGAACCCAAACCCCTGGTCTGGACCGCGACCGCAGACTCAATCCTCAAAAAAGTAGCCCGCGGCCGCGTCGCCCTCGAAACCATCAAACAAAACTGA
- the tcuA gene encoding FAD-dependent tricarballylate dehydrogenase TcuA — MSIGNGAGPRSADSVDVIVVGGGNAGFTAAHAAAERGRRVVLLEKGEKEMAGGNSFYTAGATRIVHNGLDDLQGLVEPDERHSCTVVPPYSAEEYASDLEKVTEGRNDPALTEVLIAESQSTLRWLNGLGLKYRLMYERQAYERADGSYLFWGGLHVGNVGGGEGLIEDHTRVAAELGIDVRYGHAAQSLIVENGRVAGVVVNTAEGELPLRAESVILTAGGFESDPQWRREHLGEGWENAKVRGTPYNTGDMIAAALEIGATKGGDWGTCHSVQWDAFTATNESNRELTNRLTRQSYPLGIIVNTDGKRFLDEGADFRNYTYAKYGKEILKQPGSVAYQIFDATLRPMLRSEEYDMPGISVEVADTIEDLAAKIGLDPENLAKIVTDFNNSIDRSIPFDPTVKDGRMAATEPVKSNWAAPIETGPFYAYGVTCGITFTFGGIKSDTHGRVLNADGKHIEGLFVAGEMLGGLFSVNYPGGTGLAAGCVFGRRAGVLA, encoded by the coding sequence ATGTCTATCGGTAATGGAGCCGGACCCCGGAGTGCGGACAGTGTTGACGTAATTGTGGTGGGCGGCGGAAATGCTGGTTTCACTGCTGCGCATGCCGCGGCGGAACGTGGGCGGCGCGTTGTGCTGCTGGAAAAGGGTGAGAAGGAGATGGCCGGGGGTAACAGCTTTTATACCGCTGGCGCCACCCGGATCGTTCACAACGGGCTGGATGACCTGCAGGGCCTCGTGGAACCGGATGAGCGTCACAGCTGCACCGTGGTTCCTCCCTACAGCGCTGAGGAATATGCATCGGACCTGGAAAAGGTCACTGAGGGCCGGAATGATCCCGCGCTGACGGAGGTTCTCATCGCCGAGAGCCAGTCCACCTTGCGATGGCTCAATGGCCTGGGCCTGAAGTATCGCCTGATGTACGAGCGTCAGGCGTATGAGCGCGCGGATGGATCCTACCTCTTCTGGGGCGGACTGCATGTGGGGAACGTGGGTGGCGGCGAAGGCCTGATCGAGGACCATACCCGGGTTGCTGCCGAACTGGGCATCGATGTCCGCTACGGCCACGCGGCGCAAAGCCTCATCGTGGAAAACGGGCGAGTTGCCGGCGTCGTCGTCAATACTGCGGAAGGCGAGCTGCCTCTCAGGGCGGAATCCGTGATCCTCACCGCGGGCGGCTTTGAGTCCGACCCCCAGTGGCGCCGGGAGCACCTGGGCGAGGGCTGGGAAAACGCCAAGGTCCGGGGGACTCCGTACAACACCGGCGACATGATCGCCGCGGCTCTGGAGATCGGGGCCACCAAGGGCGGGGACTGGGGCACCTGCCACAGCGTTCAGTGGGATGCCTTCACAGCCACTAACGAGAGCAACCGTGAACTCACCAATCGGCTGACCCGGCAGAGCTACCCGCTGGGCATTATCGTGAACACGGATGGCAAGCGTTTCCTCGACGAGGGCGCGGACTTCAGGAACTACACCTACGCCAAATACGGCAAGGAAATCCTCAAGCAGCCCGGATCTGTGGCTTACCAGATCTTCGACGCAACCCTGCGCCCGATGCTGCGCAGCGAGGAATACGACATGCCCGGCATCTCGGTGGAGGTCGCGGACACGATCGAAGACCTGGCCGCCAAGATCGGCCTGGACCCGGAGAATCTGGCCAAGATCGTGACGGACTTCAACAACTCGATCGATCGGTCCATCCCGTTCGATCCCACCGTCAAGGACGGCCGGATGGCGGCCACGGAACCGGTCAAGAGCAACTGGGCCGCCCCCATCGAAACGGGACCGTTCTACGCCTACGGCGTGACGTGCGGCATCACGTTCACATTCGGCGGCATCAAGTCCGATACCCACGGCCGCGTCCTGAACGCTGACGGCAAGCACATCGAAGGGCTGTTTGTGGCAGGTGAAATGCTCGGCGGACTGTTCAGTGTCAACTACCCGGGCGGCACCGGCCTTGCAGCAGGGTGCGTCTTCGGCCGGCGGGCAGGCGTTCTGGCGTAA
- a CDS encoding tripartite tricarboxylate transporter permease codes for MEQLELLMGGFASALTPINLLWVLIGAILGTAVGVLPGLGSAMAVALLLPVTFSLEPTAAFIMFAGIYFGGLFGDSTSGILLNTPGHSSAIASTFEGHRMAKNGHAAKALATCAIGAFIGGLIATTLVVFFAPTLVKMATVFGPAEYFALAVFAFLAISAVVSESVIRGIAALGIGLALALVGIDGPSGTARFTLGMPQLFDGISVIVITVGLLALGEVFHIASRIHRDPVATQIETKGRARLTLADFKKALPAWLRGTAFGAPFGLIPAGGAEVPTFLAYGTEKQLAKRRNDPEFGTTGSIRGLAAPEAAANATAGTAMGALLALGLPTSATAAIMLAAFQQYGMQPGPLLFERSGDLVWALLASLFIGLVILVMINIPFASVWARLLSIPKHYLYAGITVFSMLGVYAVSSAVLDLWLLTAIGLTGFLMRRYNIPLAPVLIAVILGPMAETELRRALAVSEGNLGILVDSPITITLYLVLAAALAVSAIQHLRHRASRKA; via the coding sequence ATGGAACAGCTCGAACTCCTGATGGGCGGCTTCGCCAGCGCCCTGACCCCCATCAACCTCCTGTGGGTGCTGATCGGCGCAATCCTGGGCACCGCCGTCGGCGTCCTTCCCGGGCTTGGCTCCGCCATGGCGGTGGCGCTGCTGCTGCCTGTGACGTTTTCACTGGAGCCGACGGCAGCGTTCATCATGTTCGCCGGCATCTATTTCGGCGGCCTTTTCGGTGACTCCACGTCCGGAATCCTGCTCAACACCCCGGGCCACTCGTCCGCCATCGCGTCCACGTTCGAGGGTCACCGGATGGCAAAGAACGGTCACGCCGCCAAGGCCTTGGCCACTTGCGCCATCGGCGCCTTCATCGGCGGCCTGATCGCCACAACCCTGGTAGTGTTCTTCGCGCCGACCTTGGTCAAAATGGCCACCGTCTTCGGCCCGGCCGAGTACTTCGCCCTGGCAGTGTTCGCGTTCCTGGCCATTTCCGCCGTCGTCTCTGAATCAGTTATCCGCGGCATCGCGGCCCTGGGGATCGGGCTGGCCCTCGCCCTCGTGGGAATCGACGGTCCAAGCGGCACGGCCCGGTTCACCCTGGGCATGCCCCAGCTCTTCGACGGGATCTCTGTCATCGTCATCACGGTGGGGCTGCTGGCCCTCGGCGAGGTGTTCCACATCGCCTCCCGCATCCACCGCGACCCCGTTGCCACGCAAATCGAAACCAAGGGCCGGGCACGGCTTACGCTCGCTGATTTCAAGAAGGCATTGCCCGCCTGGCTCCGCGGCACCGCGTTCGGCGCCCCGTTCGGGCTGATCCCCGCCGGCGGCGCTGAAGTACCCACCTTCCTGGCCTACGGCACCGAGAAGCAGCTGGCCAAGCGCCGGAACGATCCCGAGTTCGGCACCACCGGTTCCATCCGCGGCCTGGCAGCTCCCGAAGCCGCAGCCAACGCCACGGCCGGCACTGCCATGGGTGCCCTGCTCGCATTGGGACTTCCGACGTCGGCCACCGCGGCCATCATGCTCGCGGCCTTCCAGCAGTACGGCATGCAGCCCGGCCCCCTGCTCTTCGAACGAAGCGGCGACCTGGTCTGGGCGCTGCTGGCCTCGCTGTTCATCGGCCTGGTGATCCTGGTGATGATCAACATTCCGTTCGCGTCCGTCTGGGCCAGGCTGTTGAGCATCCCCAAGCATTACCTCTACGCCGGCATCACCGTCTTCTCGATGCTCGGTGTCTACGCAGTGAGCTCCGCGGTGCTAGACCTCTGGCTGCTGACCGCGATCGGACTCACCGGATTCCTGATGCGCCGCTACAACATCCCGCTGGCACCAGTGTTGATCGCCGTGATTCTGGGGCCGATGGCGGAGACCGAACTGCGCCGCGCGCTGGCCGTCTCCGAGGGGAACCTGGGCATCCTGGTGGACAGCCCCATCACCATAACCCTGTATCTGGTCCTCGCCGCAGCCCTCGCCGTTAGCGCCATCCAACACCTCCGTCACCGGGCCAGCCGGAAAGCCTAG
- a CDS encoding DinB family protein yields MSAPSAAFAENVIHQPARAQFEAFIDDHRNMLSACLDGLTEEQARRPLVASRTTLLGLVKHAAFVEKVWFDEAITCRSRTKIGIPATPDESFILTDQDTIASVRQAHREACEASRQATSLLSLDDVLRGNRRGPLPLHWVYLHVLREFAQHCGHADILREQILNG; encoded by the coding sequence ATGTCTGCTCCTTCAGCCGCGTTCGCCGAGAACGTCATCCACCAGCCCGCGCGCGCCCAGTTCGAGGCCTTCATCGATGACCACCGGAACATGCTCAGCGCCTGCCTGGACGGCCTCACCGAGGAGCAGGCGCGCCGGCCGCTGGTGGCATCCCGCACCACTCTGCTGGGCTTGGTGAAGCACGCGGCGTTCGTGGAGAAAGTCTGGTTCGACGAGGCCATCACGTGCCGGTCGCGCACCAAGATCGGCATTCCGGCAACACCCGACGAGTCGTTCATCCTCACGGACCAGGACACCATCGCCAGCGTCCGGCAGGCCCACCGGGAGGCCTGCGAGGCATCGCGCCAGGCGACGTCGTTGTTAAGTCTCGACGACGTGCTCCGCGGCAACCGCCGCGGCCCGCTACCCCTGCACTGGGTATACCTGCACGTGCTGCGGGAGTTCGCCCAGCACTGCGGGCACGCCGACATACTTCGGGAACAGATCCTCAACGGCTGA
- a CDS encoding tripartite tricarboxylate transporter TctB family protein has product MSITQHQQETGSATEPQSQPKAGFGTGRSEFVVVAVLYAVAIFLTVGTATMNVQGKSAPGPQFFPILVCIVLYLVATLLAVQIIRSPKVPDNAIHPGSGQFSADMLHDLGHLGKDEDEACEEAASLAPAKTWKTYSDWRTVGLLLAGVVAFVLLLNPLGWIISAAMLFWVVAYALGSRRHVFDIGVGLLFSSITQLAFGAGLGLSLPSGIVGGIF; this is encoded by the coding sequence ATGAGCATCACCCAGCACCAGCAAGAAACAGGATCCGCTACGGAACCGCAAAGCCAACCAAAAGCAGGCTTCGGGACCGGCCGCAGTGAATTCGTTGTGGTCGCCGTGCTGTACGCAGTGGCCATCTTCCTCACCGTGGGCACTGCGACCATGAATGTGCAGGGCAAGTCAGCTCCCGGACCGCAATTCTTCCCCATTCTGGTGTGCATAGTCCTGTACTTGGTGGCCACCCTCCTGGCGGTCCAGATCATTCGTTCACCGAAGGTCCCGGACAATGCCATCCATCCCGGGAGCGGGCAGTTCTCCGCGGATATGCTGCACGACCTTGGCCATCTGGGGAAGGACGAGGATGAGGCCTGCGAAGAAGCAGCATCCCTGGCGCCGGCCAAAACCTGGAAGACCTACTCGGACTGGCGGACGGTTGGCCTGCTGCTGGCCGGCGTCGTGGCGTTTGTCCTGCTGCTCAACCCACTGGGCTGGATCATCAGCGCCGCAATGCTGTTCTGGGTTGTTGCCTACGCCCTCGGCAGCCGCCGCCATGTCTTCGACATCGGCGTTGGCCTGCTCTTTTCCTCAATTACTCAACTGGCCTTTGGCGCCGGGCTGGGCCTCAGCCTGCCCTCCGGCATCGTGGGAGGGATTTTCTAA
- a CDS encoding SRPBCC family protein, with amino-acid sequence MSTYEVTRSALIPAPAEDVFPLVNSFLEWTKWSPWENVDPELNRSYSGSDAGVGAKYAWSGNRKAGSGNMEIVESDFPRSIKVRLEFTKPFKAVNPTTFTFTPADGGTQVTWRMTGENKGLAKIFAMIVNMDKMVGGDFERGLAALSAAATANKA; translated from the coding sequence ATGTCAACTTACGAAGTCACTCGCAGCGCCCTTATTCCTGCCCCCGCGGAAGACGTGTTTCCGCTGGTCAACAGCTTCCTGGAGTGGACTAAATGGTCGCCCTGGGAGAACGTGGACCCGGAACTTAACCGCTCGTATTCGGGCAGTGACGCCGGTGTGGGGGCCAAGTATGCGTGGAGTGGCAACCGCAAAGCAGGCAGCGGAAACATGGAAATTGTCGAGTCCGACTTTCCCCGGAGTATCAAGGTCCGGCTTGAGTTCACAAAGCCGTTCAAGGCTGTGAATCCCACCACGTTTACGTTTACTCCGGCCGACGGCGGAACCCAGGTCACGTGGCGGATGACCGGCGAGAACAAGGGGCTCGCGAAGATTTTCGCCATGATCGTGAACATGGACAAGATGGTCGGCGGCGACTTCGAGCGCGGGCTGGCTGCGCTCTCGGCCGCCGCGACGGCCAACAAGGCCTGA